ccCTCGAATAgtggtttttatttgtatatgcattcatatttcttaaatttaatatgtaaaataagtcatttatatttttaataaattctaatTTTAAGTTCTTCGTTACAAAATTCTATGGCATCAGCAACAGAGTTACTGAAAGTCTGAACAGCCAACTTTACTTTCATGATCTGTTGCCTAAAATTCATATGAGATCTTTTCAGTTTATTAGCTAGGTGAAGCCCTTCATTTTCCTGCAAGTCAATTAAATGTTTGATGTATTCACAGGAAATAGTGCGTCCCTGCCTATCAATGATGGGTCCTTTCTGAGCCAAAGTATTCCGtactaattttaatatatgtgATGGATCTgggtatataataatttttttgtcacCTACTTGGAAAGTAGGATCTATTTGAGTATCTTGTAAACAACACCCTAATAATTTAGCCATTGCCAAGTTTGTTGGACAGCCATCGAATGTAAGTGGTAAAATTTCTACTCCACATTCAACATGAACGGTTTTGATACAGGTCTGAACTAAATTGGTTTTTTGATATGCCGAAataccatctattaaaaagtaCCCTAAAGGTATTTTCCAACTACCATTTATAGCAGTTAGCATAAAGGCAAGGACTTCCTTAGCTAATTGACcactacttatattattgccaCAATCTACAAACCCTATATGGGTTTTGATGGTCAAAACTGTATACAGATTTGTTTCGAAAACTCGGTCAGTTTACTAGGATACGCTGGGATGTCTTTTCATAAAACTGTAATACCTGTCTTTTCCAGCTTGATGTTTTACTCGGTCGAAATTGTGCGGAAGTTTGTTTTTCTCTGCATATTGGTACGCGATTtggcgaattttttttatggttaAGCCATAATAGAGTTTACTACACTTTATGATGTAATCTACAAGTTGTATTTCCTGCTCGTCTGTAAATAATAGGTTTTCGGCCAGACTTTGGCAGTTTTTTAAACAGCATCGCATAAGTTCGCGTTTACCCCACTCTCCCCTACCGTTTTACGTAGTGGCGAGGAATGTGCGCCCATTTGATCGCTCATATCAACTGCGTTGTTTTGTTGTAGGCTAAAACCATTCTTGGTTTGCGGATTACTTTACCCTTTACCCGGCATGGATCCGGCACTTTTTTGAGGATCCGGCCGGATACCGGGTAATGTGGCCGGGTACCCGGCAGCGCCGGGTAATTTTACAGGagcagaaaaaaaattgtaagttttataatcatttattgggacacaaattttaatattcatattttagtaTTGGCAGATTATGATGCAGAAAAGTTAACTTTTCTGCGCGAGCAGCATTTAAGCGGcttcttttttttcataaactaGCCCTGCTTCTGAAAATAGCCGCTCACTGTATATGGAGCTTGCTGGTGTGGAGAGATACTTTGCCGACACCTTACTTAATATGGGGTAATGCCCTCTGTTAAATCCGCACCATTTGTACGGATCGGTATTTCTTTGCAGCCCTAGCCGTGCTTAAGTAATGATCCAATTCAGAAGCTGCAGAATTTTTTGGTTGAGCTCTGCTAGTTGCCGCTTTGTTATCAGCAGCTTCTTCGAAACAAGACCAAAATAAGGCCCTGCGTCATCTGCGACGACCTATAAGCGCTGCCGGGTACCCGGCAAAAAATCCACTACCCGCCCCTATGTCTActataaattgataaaagcAAAAGAAAGTTATCAAATTTCGTACGTTTTCACGCTCGGTCAAggctaaaataaacaaaaacagtCCCCCTGCTCCCGTCCCGTTAGCCGTCCGTCGTCGTCACCTACGCAAAGTTCAAGTTAGTTGCGCCCGAGCGGGCAAGCGAGACGCACGTCAAACGACCTATAAGCGCTGCCGGGTACCAAAACCACTACCCGCCCCATGTCTAGactaacaccccctgctatttattttgtcaatattttcaatgtagatacagaattgacccttctacagatttattatagtatgtatatccatactaatattatacagtgTGTTTGGTTACGTACTAGAGATATTTGAAAGACGTTTAGAATAGACCATTTCAACCACGATTTAAGTCCTTAAGAGGGGTCTACCCCTCCCCCCTTGGAACGGCCgccatttttgttttttgattttaaaaaatgccatGTTTGAAAGAAAACATTGTGTTTTTGTATTCAGAGGGCATacaggtataaaaaaaattgtaatcatTGGGGAATAGTATTATCTTTCctctaataataaaacaaagcatACAATTTAGTcaggaaattaaaaaagaaacttaAATGTGAAATTTGTTGAaaaatttacgtaatttttttacatttttcatttttttgcaaaaactGGCCCCTTAacgtattaattttatttgtgtttttgaaAGCCCTCTCAATTACCTACAAAGTGGTACCACAATCATAACTCTAGGTCTAAAAACATAAACGCTATTagagtttgagtttgacaCTATGGTAAGCGATACGTTAGATTAGTGTTAGtaacacaataaataaaaacaaaccaaTAAAAGGAATAagactttaatttaaattttaataatactattaaaatgGACACATTCAGCACAGAAATTGTTCAAAATGTCCACCTGAATTTAATAGGCAAGCCGTCGCTCGCACTGCTACATGGCTTGTAGCTCGACGAATCATGTTCTGATCAGCTCTGATTTCATCACCCACAGACATTATTTTTTGGACCAGTTCGTCCCTGGAGCTcggtacattaaaataaacacgtTGCTTCATCCATCcccataaaaaaaatcaagcgGCGTGATGTCTGGTGAGTGCGGTGGCCAAGCCACGGTTCCACAACGACCTATCCATGGCGAATAGTGAGCATTTAAATACTCTCTAACGGGACGAGCAAAATTCGCTGGCGCACCGTCCAACTGCAACCACATTCCTCTTCGGTAGCTAAGCGGCAAATCGACCAATGAATCCAAAAAATTTCTTcttaaaaattctaaaaatccCCGTCCATCTAATGTTTGCGTCAATGGGTCCAATTAGTTGGTCATCGATGATACCTGCCCAAACATTCACCGAAAATTCATGTTGAAATGTGCTTGGTCGTACTGCTCGTGGGTTTTTCTCCATCCATAAATGTTCGTTCCGATGGTTGACGATGCCCGCTCTTGTAAACTTTGCTTCGTCAGTccacattatttttcttaaaaattgtGGGTATTGTCGCACACTTCTAAGGATCCACGAGCAAAATGTAGCGCGCACTGCATGGTCTGGTTCTGTGACTTCTTGAACACGACGAAAGTGATAGGGATGCAGTCCTTCGCGTTTCAAAATTCTCCATACTGCCCAAACAGTCTAAGtcaaacttttaaaatcactTGCGACTACGGCCGAATGTACTAAATAAAGCATCAAATCATTATTGCTGCAAAGGCCGAGACCTTTcaagttaaataaaacataaactaAGGGTTTCCAGGGTTTTCactaaaacaaatgttttttagtattttttaataaagatattgAGCATATTTGTGTTTAGGTATCTTTCGTTCTATAAATAGGACTTCCGGTCGTTATGACATAAGTAGGTTAGttgtataaattaaacaaatagattaatttgttcacataattttaattaaatgacacaaattaagaaacaaaaaaaacatatttataaatttttatcaatataaaaacaaaataatcatAGACTACCTAATCaacaatcaattttttatgttGGTTCATATGACTTTCCAAAAATTCTAATAACCAAACAACATAATTATCATTAGCAATGTCTTCAATAACACTTATTATCAAAACAACTTAAATTTACATTGGTCAAATTGAGATCAATCGTTGTACctaatcaaaaacaaaaatattgcaaTCAGCTTCTATCAAAACAAgtcaataactgcgttaaaaacaaccgacttcaaacttttacaaatacagacaaaaatgctcataaaataaaaactactgggcctatccgaataaaatttttatgggaccaattcgacaccatcccgcatcgaacaaaaaaagaatcacgtaaatcggttcagaaacctcggagtaatcggtgtacatacataaaaaaaaacataccggccgaattgataacctcctccttttttttgaagtcggttaaaaaatgataaaaccACATGAAAATTGAATGTCTCATTCAATATTCTGGGAACCAAAATACGGAAGCAAAATACCATTTTACACCTACTAACTACAAGTGTATTCAGAATGGACGTTAAATCGAAGTAAGTGCAAGtgcatgttattttttaagcaACCGtggttattttataacatggCTTTTGGTGTCTAAAATGTTATAACACATGTTTTGTTCCAGGGAAAGAGGATCTAACTTTTCAAGCAATGAACTTGAACTGTTTAAGCGTTTAATTGATCAAAACAAACACATATTACTGTGTAAGAAAACAGATGCCGTTTCTCAGGCtcagaaagaaaaaacatGGCTTAGCCTTCACGTGGAATTTAACGCAAGTAGCTAGAGACACAgaacattaaaacaattaaaatataaatttgataaTATGAAAAGGTGTGCACGGAAAGTAagtaaatagtatttttatgtgctgTTGTTAAAATTACCAGTTCTACATGTCTAGTTGATTTACATAGACGAGTTTTATCAGTAACCTCCGTCTAAGCAGGTCGAACGCCaaagaattaaatattgcATTATTTGTAGGAAGCAAGTAAGGAACGTCAAGAAAGGCGAAGGACTGGAGGAGGTCAAGTACCAGGGACATCAAACAGTGATCACCCCGACAAAGACTGGATGAGATCTTTAATGGTTTTATCTGCTGATGGTCTGGAATCAGCATATGATGATGACTCCCTACCTGTGGTATGCACCTCTATCTGTACTAAATGTGTGATTATTTTTAGCTTATCAATCTGTATTAATATCAAAAGAAagcaacaaaaaaacaattattttcctATGTATGTTGGACGGCTGGAATATTGGCGGATCAGAACCCTCCTGGTGATAGATGTAGTCTTTGGAAACTCTCATCATAACTATAATCATTAACataattgtaatgttttcattttttagtttagtttagtacattgtaattaaaaaatgttggaCTTTTCAAGCTCAATAAttgtagtataaaataaacgagtctgataaatgaatattttttattttaataattttgtttacatcttaaataaaacatttgtcaTGTATAAGTAGCTGCTAATCTGTCAAAATATGTTGAAATTAATTGTGCTGTAGTACTATCTTGATAGTTTGGAGCAGTTTCATGGACTATGTCCATCTCCTCGTAAAGATCTACTAAATCTGGGGGTTGTTCCTCATTCATCTTACGACAGATGTTCTGTAAAACAGCTGTTGCAACTATAATTGCTTGCATATATTTCAAATTGACCCTCAACTTGGATCCAATTGCAGGAAATCTTCGTTTCCAACATCCGAATGTCCTCTCAACCACATTTCTCGTCCTTATTTGGCTTTCATTATACAGATGCTCTCCTGCTGTTGTAGGATTAGCTAGAGGCGTTAAAAGAAATGACCTCAAGGCATATCCTCTATCACCTAATAGCCACATATCACCAAATTCACCATCTTCCATTCTACCTTTGATGTTGCTTGAGTCAAATATGTGACTATCGTGACTTCCTCCGGGCCATCTTGCTACAAAATTTCTATGTAACAATTGGCATCAGCAACAACTTGAACATTCAGTGAAAATGAGTCCTTTCTATTGCGGTAATAGTCTGCATTATTGCCACCAGGTGATTGTATGTAAACATGTGTGCAATCTATAGCAATTGTAACTTTTGGAAAGCGgctaatattgtaaaagttGTTTACAGTGGCTTTCCTCTCATCTTCATTTCTTggcatataaataaaatgggaTCTAAGTTTCGCTAACTCCTTGCTAACAGTGTGAATAGCTCTACATACTGTTGATTTGTGCACTCCTTTTgaatcaaactcaaactcaaacattcatttattcaattagactactatttagtagcactttcgaatcgtcattacatagtatttttaacatttaccaccgattcggaaagcagtatctatggagaaaaatcggcaagaaactccatagttgctcttttaacatcatgtcaatattacaatatatgaaacttatatctaactacataatatattataatatgccaaagacctgtcctgtggtttttacgcgacaaccctccatgggattttatcgtccatatattcctgaa
The Colias croceus chromosome 30, ilColCroc2.1 genome window above contains:
- the LOC123704556 gene encoding putative nuclease HARBI1 — protein: MEDGEFGDMWLLGDRGYALRSFLLTPLANPTTAGEHLYNESQIRTRNVVERTFGCWKRRFPAIGSKLRVNLKYMQAIIVATAVLQNICRKMNEEQPPDLVDLYEEMDIVHETAPNYQDSTTAQLISTYFDRLAATYT